A stretch of Flavobacterium sp. N1994 DNA encodes these proteins:
- the ade gene encoding adenine deaminase — protein sequence MQIQGQIVDIQNKRIYSGEVTVANGKITSIIEKEHNVKTYILPGFIDSHIHIESSMLVPSEFAKLAVLHGTVGTISDPHEIANVLGKEGVHYMIDNGKKVPLKFHFGAPSCVPATFFETAGAVIDSEQIKELMGSPDIYYLSEMMNYPGVLFDDEEVLKKIAWAKHFDKPVDGHAPGLRGEPIKKYISAGISTDHECFTYDEAAEKLSLGMKVLIREGSAAKNFEALIDLLPEHYENMMFCSDDKHPDDLIVGHINLLCARAIAKGMDIFKVLQVACVNPVHHYKMNVGLLRPNDDADFIVVEDLTNFKVKQTYINGALVAENGQSFVKHVEFEKPNNFNTSPKTLSDFEVPSAAKTIRVIEALEGQLITNEIHHSSLLINGKLVADTENDILKMAVVNRYQDAKPAIAFIKNFGLKKGAIASSVAHDCHNIVVVGTSDEEILSAVNLLIANTGGICAVNGSDKKSLALPVAGIMSDQNGWEAGRLYQEIDGMAKELGSGLKAPFMTLSFMALLVIPDLKLSDKGLFSGNSFSFVDLEVK from the coding sequence ATGCAAATTCAAGGTCAGATTGTAGATATTCAAAACAAACGCATTTATTCGGGCGAAGTTACTGTGGCAAATGGTAAAATCACTTCCATAATAGAGAAAGAACATAACGTCAAAACCTATATTCTTCCTGGTTTTATTGATTCCCATATTCATATTGAAAGCTCGATGTTGGTTCCTTCTGAATTTGCAAAATTGGCCGTACTTCATGGCACCGTTGGCACTATTTCTGACCCCCATGAAATTGCAAATGTTTTAGGGAAAGAAGGTGTGCATTATATGATTGATAACGGGAAAAAAGTGCCGTTGAAGTTTCATTTTGGCGCCCCTTCTTGTGTTCCTGCTACGTTTTTTGAAACAGCTGGAGCGGTGATTGATTCAGAACAAATTAAGGAATTAATGGGTTCTCCGGATATTTATTACTTATCGGAAATGATGAATTATCCGGGCGTTTTGTTTGATGATGAAGAAGTATTGAAAAAAATCGCTTGGGCGAAACATTTCGATAAACCAGTTGATGGTCATGCTCCTGGATTGCGAGGCGAACCGATCAAAAAATACATCTCTGCCGGAATTTCAACCGATCATGAATGTTTTACCTATGATGAAGCCGCTGAGAAATTATCGCTGGGAATGAAAGTTCTTATTCGGGAAGGAAGCGCTGCTAAAAACTTTGAAGCCTTGATTGATTTGCTCCCAGAACATTATGAAAACATGATGTTTTGTTCCGATGATAAGCATCCTGATGATTTGATTGTGGGCCATATTAATTTGCTTTGTGCTAGAGCTATTGCTAAAGGCATGGATATTTTTAAAGTGTTGCAAGTGGCTTGTGTTAATCCGGTGCATCATTATAAAATGAACGTTGGATTATTGAGACCCAATGATGATGCTGATTTTATAGTTGTGGAAGATTTGACAAATTTCAAAGTAAAACAAACTTACATCAACGGAGCATTGGTTGCCGAAAACGGACAATCTTTTGTAAAACATGTCGAGTTTGAGAAGCCTAATAACTTCAATACTTCTCCCAAAACCTTAAGTGATTTTGAAGTACCAAGTGCCGCCAAAACTATTCGTGTGATTGAAGCTTTGGAAGGGCAATTAATTACTAATGAAATTCATCATAGTTCTTTATTGATTAATGGGAAATTAGTCGCTGATACCGAAAATGACATTTTGAAAATGGCGGTGGTGAATCGTTATCAAGATGCAAAACCAGCAATTGCTTTTATCAAAAACTTTGGATTAAAAAAAGGAGCCATTGCCAGTTCCGTCGCGCATGATTGTCATAATATTGTGGTAGTGGGCACTTCGGATGAAGAGATTTTAAGTGCTGTAAATTTACTAATTGCCAATACTGGTGGAATTTGTGCCGTTAATGGTTCCGATAAAAAATCATTAGCATTACCCGTTGCCGGAATCATGAGTGATCAAAATGGCTGGGAAGCTGGGCGTTTGTATCAAGAAATTGATGGGATGGCGAAAGAATTAGGTTCTGGTTTAAAAGCTCCGTTTATGACGCTTTCGTTTATGGCTTTACTCGTTATTCCTGATTTGAAATTATCGGACAAAGGCTTGTTCAGCGGGAATTCGTTTTCGTTTGTGGATTTGGAAGTGAAATAG
- the rsmI gene encoding 16S rRNA (cytidine(1402)-2'-O)-methyltransferase: MAKLYIVPTPIGNLEDMTFRAIKVLKEADLILAEDTRTSGKLLKHYDIATHMHSHHMHNEHKTVENLIKRLQAGETIALISDAGTPAISDPGFLLTRACVENNIEVDCLPGATAFVPALVNSGLPNDRFVFEGFLPEKKGRQTRYLALAEENRTMIFYVSPHKLVKTLAEFVQYFGADRPVSVSRELSKLHEETIRGTAQEVLNHFEAKPPKGEIVAVVGGKILEARNKKQEAREE, encoded by the coding sequence ATGGCCAAACTTTATATAGTTCCAACGCCTATTGGCAACCTTGAAGACATGACTTTCAGAGCGATTAAAGTTTTGAAAGAAGCGGATTTAATTTTGGCAGAAGACACAAGAACTAGTGGCAAACTCCTCAAACATTACGATATCGCCACGCACATGCACAGCCATCACATGCACAACGAACACAAAACCGTTGAAAATCTGATTAAGCGTTTGCAAGCTGGCGAAACCATAGCATTAATTTCAGACGCAGGAACTCCAGCCATTTCTGACCCCGGATTTTTATTAACCCGAGCCTGTGTAGAAAACAATATTGAAGTCGATTGTTTACCTGGTGCAACTGCATTTGTACCCGCTTTAGTGAATAGCGGTTTACCTAATGACCGATTTGTATTCGAAGGATTTTTACCCGAAAAGAAAGGAAGACAGACCAGATATTTGGCTTTAGCCGAAGAAAACAGAACCATGATTTTCTATGTTTCTCCTCATAAATTAGTAAAGACTTTAGCCGAATTTGTTCAGTATTTTGGTGCTGACAGACCTGTCTCTGTTTCTAGAGAATTATCCAAATTACACGAAGAAACCATACGAGGAACAGCACAAGAAGTGCTCAATCATTTTGAAGCTAAACCTCCAAAAGGAGAAATTGTAGCTGTAGTTGGGGGAAAGATTTTAGAAGCAAGAAACAAGAAGCAAGAAGCAAGAGAAGAATAA
- a CDS encoding thymidine kinase: MFLENTVNHKEQFGWIEVICGSMFSGKTEELIRRLKRAQFAKQKVEIFKPSIDTRYDEEMVVSHNKNEIRSTPVPAAANIRILAQGCDVVGIDEAQFFDDEIVAVCNDLANSGIRVIIAGLDMDFKGNPFGPMPALMATAEYVTKVHAVCTRTGNLAHYSFRKNDNDKLVMLGETEEYEPLSRAAYFNAMRQNMEVKDPEHLSKDGK, translated from the coding sequence ATGTTTCTCGAAAATACAGTAAATCATAAAGAGCAATTTGGTTGGATTGAAGTCATCTGCGGTTCGATGTTTTCGGGTAAAACCGAAGAGCTAATCAGACGATTAAAAAGAGCCCAATTTGCCAAACAAAAGGTAGAAATTTTCAAACCTTCTATCGATACGCGTTACGATGAAGAAATGGTTGTTTCGCACAACAAAAATGAAATTCGTTCTACTCCAGTTCCTGCCGCCGCTAATATTAGAATTTTAGCCCAAGGTTGTGATGTGGTGGGTATTGATGAAGCACAGTTTTTTGATGACGAAATTGTAGCCGTTTGTAATGACTTAGCCAATTCTGGAATTCGAGTAATCATCGCTGGTTTAGACATGGATTTTAAAGGAAATCCTTTCGGACCCATGCCTGCTTTAATGGCTACTGCCGAATATGTAACCAAAGTACACGCTGTGTGTACAAGAACCGGAAATTTAGCGCATTACAGTTTCCGAAAAAACGATAATGACAAACTCGTTATGTTAGGCGAAACCGAAGAATACGAACCGTTAAGCCGTGCCGCCTATTTCAACGCCATGCGCCAAAACATGGAAGTCAAAGACCCTGAACATCTGTCCAAAGACGGAAAATAA
- a CDS encoding bifunctional UDP-N-acetylmuramoyl-tripeptide:D-alanyl-D-alanine ligase/alanine racemase, with the protein MTLTIRNIIPIIKANWVGLNDVAVIDYISIDSRSLQNDENTLFFALSGPNHDGHLYIEELIQKGVHHFVVTQIPENVKGKANFLLVENTLEALQKFAAFYRSQFDFPVIGITGSNGKTIIKEWLNFLLSPDFNIIRSPKSYNSQVGVPLSILGINEKHNLGIFEAGISQMHEMEKLQRIIQPTIGILSNIGSAHDEGFSSVADKIKEKLKLFISVNVLILNKNKTICAFVNPKIKLFSWCSDDKSADVFITKKNIGELTELQVTYREDTFPITIPFQDQASVENAIHCMMVMLYFGYNQKVIQTRMAQLYPVEMRLKVKNGIYNCTLIDDSYSSDFQSLKIALDFLENQKQHKKKTLILSDIFQSGLSNDELYSQVSQLIISNKITRVIGIGETISQYKNKFINSVSFKNVSEFKNAFDNLNFENETILIKGARDFHFEEIVSILEEKTHETVLEINLNAISHNLNFFKSKLKPKTKMMVMVKAFGYGNGGFEIAKLLEHHKVDYLGVAFADEGISLKNAGISVPIMVLNPETTSFAAIIQHRLEPEIYSIKGLKSFLKIAEQKKLKHFPIHIKIDTGMHRLGFEEENITDLIQILKGNETVQIKSILSHMATSDDLKHDSFSKSQIALFEKLSSKLMAELNIKPIRHILNTSGITNYTEAQYDMVRLGIGLYGISNDSEEQKELQIVGTLKSVISQIRTIDANESVGYGRRYMATEATKIATIPIGYADGISRAWGNGVGYVLINNKPAKIVGSVCMDMLMVNVTDIDCKEGNTVIIFGENPTVNFMAKQLNTIPYEIITSISQRVKRVFFRE; encoded by the coding sequence GTGACACTAACCATCCGAAATATTATTCCCATCATCAAAGCCAATTGGGTTGGTTTAAATGATGTGGCGGTAATCGATTATATTTCCATCGATAGCCGCTCATTACAGAACGATGAAAACACCTTATTCTTTGCACTTTCCGGACCTAATCATGACGGTCATCTATACATAGAAGAATTGATTCAGAAAGGCGTTCACCATTTTGTAGTAACCCAAATTCCTGAAAACGTTAAAGGCAAAGCCAATTTTTTACTAGTAGAAAACACACTCGAAGCGCTTCAGAAGTTTGCTGCCTTTTACCGCAGTCAATTTGATTTCCCCGTTATCGGAATTACAGGAAGCAACGGAAAAACCATCATCAAAGAATGGCTAAATTTTCTGTTAAGCCCCGATTTCAATATAATTCGAAGTCCGAAAAGTTACAACTCACAAGTGGGTGTTCCGCTGTCTATTTTAGGCATCAATGAAAAGCACAATCTCGGCATTTTTGAAGCTGGAATTTCGCAAATGCACGAAATGGAAAAACTGCAAAGGATTATCCAACCCACCATTGGGATACTCTCTAATATTGGTTCGGCACATGATGAAGGGTTTTCAAGCGTTGCCGATAAAATAAAAGAAAAACTCAAACTTTTTATTTCAGTCAACGTACTGATTTTAAATAAAAACAAAACCATTTGCGCTTTCGTGAACCCCAAAATAAAACTCTTCAGTTGGTGTTCCGATGATAAAAGTGCAGATGTCTTTATCACCAAAAAAAACATAGGGGAACTTACCGAATTACAAGTTACTTACAGAGAAGATACTTTCCCGATTACGATTCCTTTTCAAGATCAAGCCTCAGTAGAAAATGCCATTCACTGTATGATGGTCATGCTCTATTTTGGATACAATCAAAAAGTAATTCAAACTAGAATGGCCCAATTGTATCCCGTTGAAATGCGACTTAAAGTAAAAAACGGAATCTACAATTGTACGCTTATAGACGACAGTTATAGCTCTGATTTCCAATCGTTGAAAATTGCGCTAGACTTTCTAGAAAATCAAAAACAACACAAAAAGAAGACCTTAATTCTTTCTGATATTTTTCAAAGTGGTTTAAGTAACGACGAGTTATATTCTCAAGTTTCTCAATTGATTATTTCCAATAAAATTACCCGTGTGATTGGCATTGGAGAAACCATTTCTCAGTATAAAAATAAATTCATCAACAGTGTCTCTTTTAAAAATGTTTCCGAATTTAAAAATGCTTTTGATAATCTGAATTTTGAAAACGAAACCATTTTAATTAAAGGCGCTCGTGATTTTCATTTTGAAGAAATTGTTTCCATCCTCGAAGAGAAAACACATGAAACCGTTCTAGAAATTAACCTAAATGCTATCAGTCATAACCTGAATTTTTTCAAATCAAAGTTAAAACCTAAAACCAAAATGATGGTCATGGTTAAAGCCTTTGGTTACGGAAATGGTGGTTTTGAAATTGCCAAATTGCTTGAACATCATAAAGTAGATTATCTTGGTGTGGCTTTCGCCGATGAAGGAATTTCACTGAAAAATGCTGGAATCTCTGTGCCCATTATGGTGTTAAATCCAGAGACGACGAGTTTTGCAGCTATTATTCAACATCGTTTAGAACCCGAGATTTATTCAATCAAAGGATTAAAAAGCTTTTTAAAAATTGCCGAACAAAAGAAACTAAAACATTTCCCAATCCATATCAAAATAGATACAGGCATGCACCGCCTAGGATTTGAAGAAGAAAATATAACCGATTTAATCCAAATTCTAAAAGGCAACGAAACGGTACAAATCAAAAGCATCTTGTCACACATGGCAACGAGTGATGATTTAAAACACGATTCTTTTTCAAAATCTCAAATTGCCTTATTCGAAAAACTGTCTTCCAAATTGATGGCTGAACTCAACATAAAACCTATTCGCCATATTTTAAATACATCGGGCATTACCAATTATACCGAAGCACAATACGATATGGTCCGTTTAGGTATTGGACTTTACGGAATTTCCAACGATTCCGAAGAACAAAAAGAATTGCAAATTGTCGGCACCTTAAAATCGGTGATTTCCCAAATTAGAACTATCGATGCTAATGAAAGTGTAGGCTATGGCAGAAGGTACATGGCTACTGAAGCCACAAAAATTGCCACCATCCCTATTGGTTATGCAGACGGTATCAGTAGAGCTTGGGGCAATGGTGTTGGCTATGTTTTGATTAACAATAAACCTGCCAAAATTGTAGGAAGTGTCTGTATGGACATGCTAATGGTTAACGTAACTGACATTGATTGCAAAGAAGGTAACACCGTTATCATTTTTGGTGAAAACCCAACCGTAAACTTCATGGCAAAACAATTGAATACTATTCCTTACGAAATCATAACCAGTATATCGCAACGGGTTAAACGTGTATTTTTTAGAGAATAA
- the mscL gene encoding large conductance mechanosensitive channel protein MscL — protein MGFFSDFKASLMKGDVLSLATAVVIGGAFGKIVGSAVDDLIMPLVGLITGGIDFTSKFISLNGQSYENLEAAKKAGASVMTYGNFVQAVINFIIIAFFIFVVLRAAEKAKKKEEAAPAAPAGPSQEELLTQIRDLLKK, from the coding sequence ATGGGATTTTTTAGCGATTTCAAAGCGTCACTAATGAAAGGCGACGTATTAAGTTTAGCAACAGCGGTAGTAATCGGTGGTGCTTTCGGAAAAATTGTAGGTTCTGCAGTGGATGATTTGATTATGCCACTTGTGGGTTTAATTACTGGAGGCATTGATTTTACCTCGAAATTTATCTCTTTAAATGGACAGAGTTATGAGAATTTAGAAGCTGCCAAAAAAGCGGGGGCTTCCGTTATGACTTATGGAAATTTTGTTCAAGCAGTCATTAATTTTATCATTATTGCTTTCTTTATTTTTGTGGTTTTAAGAGCTGCTGAAAAAGCTAAAAAGAAAGAAGAAGCGGCACCTGCTGCTCCAGCTGGACCTTCACAAGAAGAATTACTTACTCAAATTAGAGATTTGTTGAAAAAATAA
- a CDS encoding aspartate-semialdehyde dehydrogenase has protein sequence MKVAVVGATGMVGEVMLNVLAERNFPVTELIPVASEKSVGKEIEFKGKKYKVVGLQTAVDMKADIALFSAGGQTSLDWAPKFAAAGTTVIDNSSAWRMDPTKKLIVPEINASELTKEDKIIANPNCSTIQMVMVLAPLHKKYNIKRVIVSTYQSITGTGVKAVQQLENEYAGVQGEMAYKYQIHRNAIPQCDSFEENGYTKEEMKLVRETQKIIGDKSIAVTATAIRIPVVGGHSEAVNVEFSNDFDVNEVRNILHHTDGVVVQDNNDSYTYPMPLYAQGKDDVFVGRIRRDESQPNSLNMWIVSDNLRKGAATNTIQIAEYLVANKLV, from the coding sequence ATGAAAGTTGCTGTTGTTGGCGCAACCGGAATGGTTGGCGAAGTAATGCTTAACGTTTTAGCTGAAAGAAATTTTCCAGTTACCGAATTAATTCCTGTGGCTTCTGAAAAATCAGTAGGAAAAGAAATTGAATTCAAAGGAAAAAAATACAAAGTAGTGGGGCTACAAACCGCAGTAGATATGAAAGCTGATATTGCTTTGTTTTCAGCTGGTGGACAAACATCACTTGATTGGGCACCAAAATTTGCCGCTGCTGGAACCACCGTTATCGATAATTCTTCTGCATGGAGAATGGATCCAACAAAAAAACTAATAGTCCCAGAGATCAATGCTTCTGAATTAACGAAAGAAGACAAAATCATAGCCAATCCTAACTGTTCTACGATTCAAATGGTAATGGTTTTAGCGCCTTTGCACAAAAAATACAATATCAAACGTGTCATTGTTTCCACTTACCAATCCATTACTGGAACTGGTGTAAAAGCAGTACAACAATTAGAAAACGAATACGCTGGTGTTCAAGGAGAAATGGCGTATAAATATCAAATTCATCGCAATGCTATTCCACAATGCGACAGCTTTGAAGAAAACGGATACACCAAAGAAGAAATGAAATTGGTTCGTGAAACTCAAAAAATTATTGGCGACAAATCCATAGCCGTTACTGCTACAGCTATCCGAATCCCTGTTGTGGGCGGTCATAGTGAAGCGGTGAACGTAGAGTTCTCCAATGATTTTGATGTGAATGAAGTTCGCAATATTCTACATCATACCGATGGCGTTGTTGTTCAGGATAATAATGATTCTTATACTTATCCTATGCCATTATATGCTCAAGGAAAAGACGATGTGTTTGTAGGTAGAATTCGTCGTGATGAAAGTCAACCCAATTCATTAAACATGTGGATTGTATCTGACAACTTGAGAAAAGGTGCTGCTACAAATACGATTCAAATTGCTGAATATTTAGTAGCAAATAAATTAGTGTAA
- a CDS encoding TonB-dependent receptor: MKLFYVALVLGCSCFMTAQNKISGIISDKENKPLSNVIIVIPEIHKETISDSDGKYTLDNLPNGSFKTVYSLVGYSTKILSIAISEKESTQNITLEDNIVHMDEVIVSTAFNKLQSQNVMKVEHQSVKSLQQKGAATLIEGLATIPGVSQVSTGTSIGKPVIRGLSGNRVLVYSQGVRLENQQFGEEHGLGLNDAGVESVEVIKGPASLLYGSDALGGVLYFNPEKFANPQEFKADFSQRVFSNTLGSNTSLGLKTSTENWKFLARGSFNTHADYQIPDGDRVTNTRYNETDLKTGIGYSNSSFSSVLRYNFNRLDLGIPENGIGEQSTNHSTVYPKQAVNNHILSLHNNFYFKNSKLDADLGYIFNDRSEFEDSNVASLHMKLRTVNYDLKYYLPKLGKIETIVGLQGMHQTNTNSGEELLIPDATTNDFGVFGTANYEFGKNVLQAGLRFDNRKVASETYGIVGQEGYFEAIDKSFNSFNASLGYKTNLADDFTLRLNIASGFRAPNLAELTSNGVHEGSNRYEIGNSNLKNEQNLQTDLNLEYKSSHFELFANGFYNHINNYIFISPNGNIIDGNNVYDYVQANAKLYGGEAGIHFHPHPLDWLHLTSSFETVIGKKDDGSNLPLIPANKWNNNLRGEFNIKNWWKEGFATLNIESTFAQNNNSEFETRTNDYTIINIGLGGKITINKTTFNINLNTNNLFDKTYVSHLSRLKSDGIPNIGRNIVLGVTFTI; the protein is encoded by the coding sequence ATGAAATTATTTTATGTCGCCTTAGTATTAGGGTGCTCCTGCTTTATGACAGCACAAAACAAAATCTCTGGAATTATTTCTGATAAAGAGAACAAACCCTTATCAAATGTTATAATTGTCATCCCCGAAATTCATAAAGAAACTATCTCAGATTCGGATGGAAAATATACTTTAGACAATTTACCGAATGGTTCTTTTAAAACTGTCTATTCGTTAGTAGGCTATTCCACCAAAATACTTTCTATCGCTATTTCAGAAAAAGAAAGTACCCAAAACATTACGTTAGAAGACAATATTGTCCACATGGATGAAGTGATAGTTTCGACTGCTTTCAACAAATTGCAATCGCAAAACGTCATGAAAGTGGAACACCAAAGCGTCAAATCGCTGCAACAAAAAGGAGCAGCAACACTAATTGAAGGCTTAGCAACAATTCCAGGAGTTTCTCAAGTTTCTACTGGAACATCCATTGGGAAACCAGTAATTCGGGGATTAAGTGGCAACCGTGTATTGGTCTATTCACAAGGGGTGCGATTGGAAAACCAACAATTTGGTGAAGAACACGGATTAGGGTTGAATGATGCTGGTGTAGAAAGTGTAGAAGTGATTAAAGGGCCAGCTTCTTTACTTTATGGCTCTGATGCTCTCGGTGGTGTTTTGTATTTCAATCCAGAAAAATTTGCTAATCCGCAAGAATTTAAAGCTGATTTCAGTCAACGTGTTTTTTCTAATACTCTAGGAAGCAATACCTCGTTAGGATTAAAAACATCAACCGAAAACTGGAAATTTTTAGCGCGAGGAAGCTTCAACACTCATGCTGATTATCAAATACCCGATGGTGACAGAGTGACCAATACACGCTACAATGAAACCGATTTGAAAACTGGGATTGGGTATAGCAACTCTAGTTTTTCTAGTGTGTTGCGATACAATTTTAATCGATTAGATTTAGGAATTCCAGAAAACGGAATAGGTGAACAATCTACAAACCATTCTACGGTTTATCCTAAACAAGCAGTGAACAATCATATTTTAAGTCTGCACAATAATTTTTATTTCAAAAACTCAAAACTCGATGCCGACTTAGGTTATATTTTTAATGATCGAAGTGAATTTGAAGACAGCAATGTAGCTTCTTTACACATGAAATTAAGAACAGTAAACTATGATTTGAAATACTATTTGCCAAAATTGGGAAAAATAGAAACTATCGTTGGTCTTCAAGGAATGCATCAAACCAACACTAATTCGGGAGAAGAATTACTTATTCCTGACGCTACTACAAATGATTTCGGAGTTTTTGGGACAGCCAATTATGAATTCGGAAAAAATGTTTTACAAGCGGGATTGCGTTTTGACAATAGAAAAGTTGCTTCTGAAACCTATGGAATAGTTGGTCAAGAAGGTTATTTTGAAGCCATTGATAAAAGTTTTAATAGTTTTAATGCTTCGTTAGGTTACAAAACCAATTTGGCAGATGATTTTACTCTCCGCTTGAATATCGCTTCTGGTTTTAGAGCGCCGAATTTAGCTGAATTAACTTCCAACGGAGTTCATGAAGGTAGTAATCGTTACGAAATTGGAAATTCCAACTTAAAAAACGAACAGAATTTACAAACCGATTTGAATTTGGAATACAAAAGTTCTCATTTTGAATTATTTGCCAATGGTTTTTATAATCACATCAACAATTACATTTTTATATCTCCCAATGGAAATATCATTGATGGCAACAATGTATACGATTATGTTCAAGCCAATGCAAAATTATATGGTGGCGAAGCAGGCATTCATTTTCATCCTCATCCATTAGATTGGTTGCATTTAACTAGTAGTTTTGAAACTGTCATTGGTAAAAAAGATGATGGCAGTAATTTACCTTTAATTCCTGCCAATAAATGGAACAACAATTTACGGGGTGAGTTCAACATCAAAAATTGGTGGAAAGAAGGTTTTGCTACACTTAACATCGAAAGCACTTTTGCTCAAAACAACAACAGTGAATTTGAAACTCGAACTAATGATTACACTATAATTAATATAGGTTTAGGCGGAAAAATTACGATCAACAAAACAACATTCAACATTAATTTGAATACCAATAATTTATTTGATAAAACCTATGTTTCTCACTTATCTAGATTAAAATCGGATGGAATTCCTAATATTGGTAGGAATATTGTTTTGGGGGTAACCTTTACTATCTAA
- a CDS encoding DoxX protein, whose protein sequence is MNSMFTKIVRLALGLALVVFGANMIHHFIPMDQPDGTTAAGQFMNSLGATGYIFPVVGALEVLIGVMLLLKKWVAFALILLAPISINILLFHLFLDIPGLSVALLVMVFNTILIFKHWQQYKPLFY, encoded by the coding sequence ATGAATTCAATGTTTACGAAAATCGTTAGATTAGCTTTAGGATTAGCTTTAGTTGTTTTTGGAGCTAATATGATTCATCATTTTATCCCAATGGATCAACCAGATGGCACTACTGCTGCTGGACAATTCATGAATTCACTTGGTGCAACTGGTTACATTTTTCCAGTTGTTGGGGCATTAGAAGTCCTTATTGGTGTAATGTTATTATTAAAAAAATGGGTTGCTTTTGCTTTAATATTATTAGCGCCAATATCCATTAATATTTTACTATTCCATTTATTTTTAGACATCCCTGGATTATCGGTTGCCCTTTTGGTAATGGTCTTTAATACTATTTTAATATTTAAACATTGGCAACAATACAAGCCTTTATTTTATTAA
- the mtgA gene encoding monofunctional biosynthetic peptidoglycan transglycosylase, producing the protein MIRKIFRWIWKAMLWFFGLSILSVILFKWVPIPFTPLMITRIIEFKLDGDVAIYSHKWVPLEEISPNLQKAVIASEDGNFLKHSGFDFKAMQKAFKNNSKGKKLKGGSTISQQTAKNVFLWQGRSYIRKGLEAYFTVLIELIWGKERIMEVYLNSIEMGNGVYGAQEASRHWYSKTAIDLTPREAAGIAAILPNPRKFQASNSSPYINNRKDKIMKVMRHLGKIKY; encoded by the coding sequence ATGATAAGAAAAATTTTTCGTTGGATTTGGAAAGCGATGCTTTGGTTTTTTGGACTTTCCATTTTATCGGTGATTCTATTCAAATGGGTTCCCATTCCGTTTACACCTTTGATGATTACAAGGATTATTGAATTTAAACTAGATGGTGATGTTGCTATTTATAGTCACAAGTGGGTTCCGCTTGAAGAAATCTCTCCGAATTTGCAAAAAGCAGTGATTGCTAGTGAAGATGGAAACTTTTTAAAACACAGTGGTTTTGATTTTAAAGCCATGCAAAAAGCATTTAAAAATAATAGTAAAGGGAAGAAGCTTAAAGGAGGAAGTACCATTTCGCAGCAAACTGCCAAAAATGTTTTCTTGTGGCAAGGCAGAAGTTACATCCGTAAAGGATTAGAAGCCTACTTTACTGTTTTGATCGAACTAATATGGGGCAAAGAACGCATTATGGAAGTGTATCTTAATAGCATAGAAATGGGGAATGGAGTTTATGGTGCACAGGAAGCGTCAAGGCATTGGTATAGTAAAACGGCAATAGATTTAACGCCAAGAGAGGCGGCTGGTATTGCGGCTATTTTACCAAATCCAAGAAAATTTCAGGCATCCAACTCTTCTCCTTATATAAATAATAGGAAAGATAAAATCATGAAAGTGATGCGGCATCTAGGAAAAATAAAATATTAA